A stretch of the Lolium rigidum isolate FL_2022 unplaced genomic scaffold, APGP_CSIRO_Lrig_0.1 contig_18233_1, whole genome shotgun sequence genome encodes the following:
- the LOC124680514 gene encoding uncharacterized protein LOC124680514: MAKNQLLLVLLVVAASFAASSAARNKISSTRATPTVYEMLANYDFPPGILPEGVQNYTLNADGSFDVFLPSACEIDVSSFKLQYESTIHGSIKNMVIDELQGVSVNVAVTRVGITGVDRDGDDLKFDAGVISKSFPVGTFAVSPYCS, from the coding sequence ATGGCGAAGAAccagctcctcctcgtcctcctcgttgtGGCCGCCTCCTTCGCGGCCTCTTCTGCTGCTCGCAACAAGATCAGCAGCACCAGGGCCACTCCAACAGTATACGAGATGCTGGCGAACTACGACTTCCCGCCGGGCATCCTCCCGGAGGGAGTGCAGAACTACACCCTCAACGCAGACGGCTCCTTCGACGTGTTCCTCCCCAGCGCGTGTGAGATCGACGTCTCCAGCTTCAAGCTCCAGTACGAGAGCACGATACACGGGAGCATCAAGAACATGGTGATCGACGAGCTGCAGGGGGTGAGCGTGAACGTCGCGGTAACACGGGTAGGCATCACCGGCGTCGACCGGGACGGCGACGATCTCAAGTTCGACGCCGGCGTGATATCCAAGTCGTTCCCCGTTGGCACCTTCGCCGTCAGCCCGTACTGCAGCTGA